One Bosea sp. 124 genomic window, CCATCGATCCGCCGCAGAAGCCCCATCAGCCCCGCCTCGCCGAGATCGCGGCTGGCCACGAAACGCAATTCCCGCCGCGAGTCGAACAGTAGGTCGATGTCTTCCGTCGTGGTGATATCGGGATCGACGAAGACGCCGGACGCAGCCTCATAAGCATAGAGAGCATTGGTGCCGACGATCCGCAGCCCTTTGCCCAGGACACCGATGTCATCCAGCGCCCGGATGATGCGCGCGCTCGTCAGCGGCACTCGCCCCAAGCCGAGCGCGCGGTTGAGCGCCGCCTGCCGGTCCAGCATTGCCTGCGCTGTCTTCAGGCGCCGGCGCGCAGCCGAGCGAGCCGAATCGAAATCCAGCTTGATCCGCTCCGTCTCCGGCGAGCGGGCACCAAGCGATCGCTGGCTGCGCCGGCCGGTTCCCTCGGGATAGCTGCTGTGAAGCAGGTAGTCAGTCCCTTTGGTGGCAGACCAGACCATCGAACCACGATAGCCGCGAAGACGAAGCTTCGCCTCACGGAACGCTGCATAGCGCTGACGGGTATTGATCGTTTCCCGACGTTGGTCGTTGTCGAGCAAGCGCATCGCGAGTTCCAACAATCGGGGAGCGATTTCGTCCCAGTTGTTGGAACTCTAGCACATCTTCAGGTTCCAACAAATGCAGCCGTTTCCGGTCACAACTGTTGGAACTCACATCTGCAGGACGGCGCCGGGGTTCAGGATGCCCTGCGGGTCGAGGGTCGTCTTCAGCGACTTCATCAGGGCGAGCTCGACCGGGTCCTTGACGCCGGGCAAGAGGTCGCGCTTGAGCCGGCCGATGCCGTGCTCGGCCGAAATCGAGCCTTGCATCTCGCTGACGATGGCATGGACCGCCTCGTTCATCGCACTCCAGCCCCCGATGAAGGCGGCCTTGTCGCCGCCGACCGGCTGGCTGACGTTGAAGTGGATGTTGCCATCGCCCATGTGGCCGAAGGGCAGCGGCCGGCAGCCGGGCACCAGCGCCATGACGGCCTCCGACGCCCGGGCGATGAAGGCCGGCACGGCATGCAGCGGCACCGAGACGTCGTGCTTGATCGAACCGCCCTCATAGGTCTGCACCTCGGAGAGCATCTCGCGCAGCTTCCAGAAATCGGCACGCTGGGTCAGCGAGCCGGCGAGCGCCGCATCGGTCACGAGGCCCTGCTCCATCGCCTCGCCGAGGAAGGCCTCAACCGCCTCGTCGAGCCCGGTCGCGGACTGGGCAGAAACCTCCATCAGCACATACCAGGGCGACGGGCCGGACAGCGGGTCGCGCGCGCCCGAGGCATGCCGCAGGACGAAATCGAGCCCGAGGCGCGATATCAGCTCGAAGGTGGTGAGCGTGCCGCCGGCGCCGGCCTTGGCGGTGTTGAGCAGCGCCAGTGCCTCTTCCGGGCCAGGCACCGCGAGGAAGGCGGTGGCGCGGGCGGCCGGCTGCGGAAAGAGCTTCAGCACGGCGGCGGTGATGATGCCGAGCGTGCCTTCGGCGCCAATGAAGAGGTTCTTCAGGTCGTAGCCGGTGTTGTCCTTGCGAAGCTGGCGCAAGCCGTTCCAGATGCGCCCGTCGGCCAACACGACCTCGAGCCCCATGCAGAGTTCGCGGGCATTGCCATAAGCGAGGACGGCGGTGCCGCCGGCGTTGGTCGAGAGATTGCCGCCGATGGTGCAGGAGCCTTCGGAGGCCAGCGAGAGCGGAAACAGCCGCCCGGCTGCCTCGGCCGCGGCCTGCGCCTTCTGCAGCGTCAGCCCGGCCTCGACCGTCATCGTGTCGCTCTGCGCATCGATGGCGCGGACCTTGTCCATGCGCTGGAGCGAGAGGATGATCTCGCGCCCTTCCGCAATCGGGATCTGCCCGCCGACGAGGCCGGTATTGCCCCCTTGCGGCACCAGCTTCGTGCCGGTCCTGGCCGCGAGCTTGACCAGTTCGGCGACCTCCTGCGTCGAGCCCGGCCTGACGATCGCCTGCGCCTTGCCGCGGAACAGGTCCCGCCACTCCTTAAGGTAGGGCACCATCGCGTCGGCATCGGTGACGACGTTCTTCGCGCCGACGATTGCCGCCATGTCGTCCAGGATGGATGCGCTCAAGGATGCCTCCGGATCTTACTTCTTCTTCGCCCGGCGGAAGACACCGACGAGCTCGATATGAGCGGAATAGCGGAACTGGTCGACGGGCGTGACACCCTCCAGCGCATAACCGCCCGCGATCAAGATCGCGGCGTCGCGGGCAAAGCTGCCGACGTCGCAGGAGACATAGACGACCGTACCGGTCTTCGCGCTGGCCAGCCGCCTCGCCTGCGCCTCGGCACCGGCGCGCGGCGGATCGAGCACGACGGCGTCGAAAGCGTTCAGCTCATGCTCCAGCAGCGGCCGCCGGAACAGGTCGCGAATCTCGCTCGTGATCGGCTTCAGGCCTTGCGTGGCGCCGGCCGCGCGCGTCAGCGCCAGCACCGCGGCCTTGTCGCTCTCGACCGCATGGACCTGGGTGCGCTCGGCCAGC contains:
- a CDS encoding nucleotidyltransferase domain-containing protein, producing the protein MRLLDNDQRRETINTRQRYAAFREAKLRLRGYRGSMVWSATKGTDYLLHSSYPEGTGRRSQRSLGARSPETERIKLDFDSARSAARRRLKTAQAMLDRQAALNRALGLGRVPLTSARIIRALDDIGVLGKGLRIVGTNALYAYEAASGVFVDPDITTTEDIDLLFDSRRELRFVASRDLGEAGLMGLLRRIDGTFERGRETFRAVNNEGFLVDLIMPAATPPWKQVRDSLVGVAEDLTAVAIAGLEWLENAPPFEAVAIDERGVPLRIVAVDPRVFCAHKLWLSGQPSRDPLKRERDRAQAEGVGQLVARHLTHLTLASKELAALPRAILDAARPLFEARAEPPQNRSP
- a CDS encoding FAD-binding oxidoreductase; protein product: MAAIVGAKNVVTDADAMVPYLKEWRDLFRGKAQAIVRPGSTQEVAELVKLAARTGTKLVPQGGNTGLVGGQIPIAEGREIILSLQRMDKVRAIDAQSDTMTVEAGLTLQKAQAAAEAAGRLFPLSLASEGSCTIGGNLSTNAGGTAVLAYGNARELCMGLEVVLADGRIWNGLRQLRKDNTGYDLKNLFIGAEGTLGIITAAVLKLFPQPAARATAFLAVPGPEEALALLNTAKAGAGGTLTTFELISRLGLDFVLRHASGARDPLSGPSPWYVLMEVSAQSATGLDEAVEAFLGEAMEQGLVTDAALAGSLTQRADFWKLREMLSEVQTYEGGSIKHDVSVPLHAVPAFIARASEAVMALVPGCRPLPFGHMGDGNIHFNVSQPVGGDKAAFIGGWSAMNEAVHAIVSEMQGSISAEHGIGRLKRDLLPGVKDPVELALMKSLKTTLDPQGILNPGAVLQM